In Candidatus Stygibacter australis, the genomic window ACGGGACTAACTGCTTTCAAGAAGATCAGTGAACTGATTATAATTGTCATACTGCTTGTAGCTATCTATAATCTCTGGAAAAATAGAAGTAAATTTGAACCGAATCTCTGGAAATTAATGATCCTGGCAATACTAGCCTCGATTATTTCTGAAGTCTTTTTCTCTATTTACCATTTAGTGTATGATACTACTATCATGACAGGTCATATCTTCAAGATCATCTCATTTTTCCTGATCTATAAAGCCATTATTATTGCCGGTATCAAAAATCCTCTGGAAAGCGTATTCTATGACCTTAATCAGAGCAGGAAAAAGCTCTTGGGTCACAAGGAAAAGCTGGAATTTGAGGTGGAAAAAGCAGTTAAGGAAGTGGAAGAACGCAATAGGATGCTGATACTGCAATCACGCCATGCTCAATTAGGAGAAATGATAGCAGCCATTACCCATCAATGGAAACAGCCTTTAAACCAGATATCAGTATTATCCTCTGCTCTCATGGATGCCTGGGATTATGATGCCCTGGATGAAGAATTCCTCCAGAAATCTATCGGTAATATCTCCATTGTCGTCACTGATATGAATAATATTCTTAATGATTTCAGAAACTTCTATTCACCCCAGACTGATGATACAGATTTCGAATTGTCTGAGATTGATGGACCCCTGCAGGCATTAGTAGGCAGACGTCTTAAAAAATATGATATTGATCTCAGAATTGATATTAAACCTGGGATTATCCTCAAGGGCAAGATCAATGAAATCATCCAGGTGATGCTTATCCTGATCAATAATGCTGTTGATGCCTTGAATGGATCTGAAAACAGAACCGGAGTTATTGAAATACTTGCTCAAGCAACTGAAGATCATATAATCATAAATGTGAAGGATAATGCTGGTGGGATCAAAGGCGAGAATTTAGATAATGTATTTTTACCCTATTTTAGCACGAAAGGAGATAAAGGTACTGGCATGGGCTTATTCCTGGCGCAAACGATAATCGAAAAGCACTTTGGTGGAGAAATTTCGGTTCAGAATTACGCTGACGGTGCTATATTTACCTGCCTGATACCCAGTTCAGCGCAGCTTGATAGTTGAAAGAGCAACTGCTAATAGCAATATAGATATTATCCAGAACCGTACTACTATCTTTTCCTCAGAATATCCTTTCTTTTGAAAGTGATGATGAAGCGGAGCCATTAGAAATAATCGCTTCGGTGTCCCTGTTCTTCGCCTTGTATATTTGTAATAGTGTATCTGTAATAAGGAAGATAATGCTTCCATTACAAACACCCCTCCCACTATCACCAGGAATATCTCTTCCCGCAGCATCACAGCAGTGATCGCCATCACTCCACCCAGGGTCAGCGAACCCGTGTCACCCATAAATATCTGAGCTGGCTTGCAATTAAACCATAAAAAGCCCATAAGACTTCCCAGCAGGGCGGAAATAAATACCGTGAGTTCTGCCGCCTCAGGGATATAATCCAGCAGCAGGTAATCAGCAAAACGGAAATTACCCTTAAGATATGCCATCACTGCCAATCCGAGAAGGGCTATTGCCGATGAACCCGTAGCGAGTCCATCCAGACCGTCTGTGAGATTTGTACCATTACTGGTGGCAACTATCATAAAGACCACAAAAGGAATGAACACCCACTTCAGATTGATCATCAGATGCCGGAAAAAGGGAATATTAATGCTCGTTAAACTAATCGATCCCTGGTGATATTTATAAAGATATAATGCTATTGCCAGCCCCAGTATTAATTGCCCGATCAGCTTATATCTTGCTATCAGGCCAGCTTTATATTTCTTCACGTTTTTCAGATAATCGTCTATGAATCCCAGCGTCCCCAGCCAGATCACTGCAAAATAGAGTATCAGTACATACACATTCTTAAGGTCACTCCAAAGCAAAGACGAGATCAAAGTACCACTCAGGAAGATCAAGCCACCCATACTGGGTGTGCCGATCTTGCAATCGTGACCCACTTCACACAGATAGCCACTCACATCTTCACTATAATTGATCTTGCGTGATAATTTGATGAAAAGAGGTCCCAGCACCAGTGTGATCACCAGACTGGTAATAAAAGCGATCACAAATCTAAAGGTTATATACTGGACTACATTAAATAAAGTCAGCCCGAATATCTCTGTATCATAATACGGTTTCAGTAATTCTATCAGCATCTATTTCTCAAATTATTATTTCTCTCTATTCTTTTTATGCATCTCACGGCAGATCCGTTCCACTTCCCGGAAATTTACTTTTCCGCTGCCCATTAAAGGGATATCCGGAATATGATAAATTTCTTTGGGAATAGCAATAGGTGGTAATTCTTTCTTTAGTTTATGGATCAGGTCTTTTTTATTTATCCCATCCGCATCAACTGCTGCCACGATCTGATAGCCTTTGATCTCATCAGGAATGCCCACTGCACAGCAATTAATATCCTCATCCAGATACTTGCTGAGCACATCCTCTGTACGCACCAGGGAAACCATCTCTCCCCCGACTTTGATAAATCGACGCAGTCTGCCTTTATGCCAGATATAGCCATCTTCATCTATCATTGCCATATCCCCGGTGTCATACCAGCCATTACGGATATGAAGACTGGTATCTTCCACATCTCCCATATAACCCTTCATCACAAGGGCACCTTTCACCAGCAGCTTACCAGTCTCGCCTGCTGCCAGTTCCTGCTCAGTTTCCCGGTCGATCACTTTCACCTGCACTTCCGGTATTGGCTTGCCGATACTGCCGGGACGCGAATTTTCATAGGTATTCACTGATACAACTGGGCTGGTTTCCGTAGTTCCATAACCTTCCAGTATCTGCACGTTATGATTATTCAAGTAATTTAAGCGCATTTTTTCCGGTAATTTATCTGCTCCAGTGATGGCCAGATGCACAGATTCAAAATCGCCCTTTTCCGCTTTCTTAAGATAGCCGTTAAAAAAGGTGGGAGTTCCCACCAATACGGAGATCTTATATTTCCTGATCGAGCTTACAATTGTTTTATAATCCAGCGGATTGGCAAATGCCACAATACTGTAACCCTTCAAGATCGGCAGCCAGAAGGTTGCCGTTAAGCCAAACACATGGAATAAGGGTAATGAACCGCCAAATACTTCTCCATCGACCATACCCAGATGATCAGGGATTATCCGCACATTATGCCAGATATTATTATGCGTAAGTTGGACAGCTTTTGGGTCTTTTTCACTACCGGATGTGAATAGTATCACGCAATTATCATCATCATTCCCCTGATGAATATAATTTCCCAGGAGCCCGGCTGGCAGCTTGCTCAATAGCGCTGCCTTGAGCTTATCTATCTTGGTTATTTGCTTTAATATATCTTCTATATAGATAAAATTAGGCTGACCTGGCAGATTTAGTTTCTTAAGCAGACCCTTACTTGTGAGAACATGCTCCACGCCGCACAAAGATTGGGCATAATTGCAATTGTCAATAGCTCCGGTACTGTAATTGATCATAGCCGGCACCTTGCCAGCCATTAAAGCACCCAATATGCTTATATGACATCCTGCTGTAGTTGGTATCATGATCCCCAGATATGTCCCCTTCACGCTCTCAAGCTTGCCCTTAAGCAGCAGAGCGGCTATCAATAGCCTTTCATAACTATATTCTTTTCCGCTCAGCACATCATAGATAGCAATCCTCTTTCCGTATTTCTTAGCTGCTGTCACAAACCGGTTCTGCAGTAACATCCACATCCTTCCTTATTTCTTTTTTTGTTTTCTTAATTTACGGCAGATCTGCTCCACCTCTCTGAAATTCACTTTACCACTTCCCATCAAGGGCAGATCATCTACCACATAAAATTCCTTGGGCACTGCGATCGCTGGTAATAGTTTCTTTAATTGATGCAATACCTCCTTCTGATCAAAATTTCCATTGGCGATAGCTGCCACCACATCAGCTCCCTTGGTAGGATTAGGTACATCCACCACGCAGCAGTACACATCATCTGGTAATAGCTTAGTGAGTATTTCTTCCGTACGCACCAGTGACACCATTTCTCCGCCTACTTTCACAAAGCGTTTCAGCCTGCCTTTATGCCACATGAAACCTTCTTCATCATGCACTCCCATATCACCGGTATCATACCAGCCATTCCTGATATGCAAGGTTGTCTGTTCCAGATCACCCAGATAACCCATCATCACCATCTCACCCTTCACAAGTATCTTGCCCTCCTCTCCGCGTGGGACTTCTTCCCCGGTATTAGTATCAACTATCTTCACCTGCACTCCGGGTATTGGCTTGCCAATACTACCCGGACGATAGTTCTCAAAGGTATTCAAAGATACCACAGGACTCGTCTCAGTGGCACCATAACCCTCTAAAACCTTAATTCCATGATCTTCCAGATAGGTTAAGCGCAATTTGTCATTTAATTTATCGGCTCCGGTTACGGCTATATGGATACTGTCAAAATCTCCCGGACTGCATTTCTTAAGATAACCGGCAAAAAAGGTCGGTGTCCCTATCATCACGGTGATCTTAAGCTCTCGTATCTTATCCACGATCAGTTTATAATCAAGCGGATTGGCAAAAGTAACCACTGTTGTCCCCATCAATAGCGGCAGCCAGAAAGTTGCTGTGATTCCAAACACATGGAACAAGGGCAATGTCCCGGCAAATATCTCATCTTTCGCCATTCCGACAAAATCAGGTAATTCCCGCACATTGTGCCAGATATTATTATGCGTAAGCTGCACCGCCTTAGGGTCTTTCTCGCTCCCTGAGGTAAAAAGTATCACAGATGGTTCATCGGGATCACCCTTATGTATATAGTTCTTCAAAATTTTATAGGGCAGTTTACTATGCAATGCTGCTATAACCTTTTCTATTTTACTCACCTTTTCCAGGATATCTTCTATATAGATCATTTCCGGAAGTGGTTCCAGCCGTAATTTCTCCAGCAGCTTTTTACTGGTGATTATCGTCTCAAAACCGCATTTCTCCTGGGCATAAATACTATTTTCAATAGCTCCTGTACTGTAATTGATCATCACAGGTATTTTCCCGGACATCAGAGTGGCTATCACTCCCAGATGACATCCAGCAGAAGTGGGCAGCATAATGCCCAGATATTTCCCCTCAATCCGGTCAAACCGCCCTTTAAGGATCAGCGAAGCTATCAGCATCAGATCATAAGTATAGGTCTTACCAGTCGCAGTATCAATAACTGCTGTCTTTTTCCCCTGAATTTTTGCCATCTGTAAAAATTTAGTATGAAGCAACATATTATTCTCCCATTTACAACATTATTTAGTTCCGTAAAATTTTACTATCTCCCCATATCATGTCAAGATTAATGAATTTCATTCAGATAATTGAAGAACGAAAGAAGTGAGAAGTGAGTAAGTGAGAAGGGGTGAAGGGGAGAATAATGGAAAATTGAAAATGTAATCAGCCATAGGCTGACAAGAATGTAAAATTA contains:
- a CDS encoding MASE3 domain-containing protein, producing the protein MIRQYFSSIIALILLFAISRLNFLLFHTMSEIFSIVITFAIFMFTWNTRKVINNNYLLFIGIALIFVGFLDLLHSFSYQGLSIIPLPDEQKANIPTQLWIAARYLQSISFFLAPFYLGRKLNLLKIVSLFHIYIVLAILSIFYWHVFPDCYLYETGLTAFKKISELIIIVILLVAIYNLWKNRSKFEPNLWKLMILAILASIISEVFFSIYHLVYDTTIMTGHIFKIISFFLIYKAIIIAGIKNPLESVFYDLNQSRKKLLGHKEKLEFEVEKAVKEVEERNRMLILQSRHAQLGEMIAAITHQWKQPLNQISVLSSALMDAWDYDALDEEFLQKSIGNISIVVTDMNNILNDFRNFYSPQTDDTDFELSEIDGPLQALVGRRLKKYDIDLRIDIKPGIILKGKINEIIQVMLILINNAVDALNGSENRTGVIEILAQATEDHIIINVKDNAGGIKGENLDNVFLPYFSTKGDKGTGMGLFLAQTIIEKHFGGEISVQNYADGAIFTCLIPSSAQLDS
- a CDS encoding AMP-binding protein yields the protein MLLQNRFVTAAKKYGKRIAIYDVLSGKEYSYERLLIAALLLKGKLESVKGTYLGIMIPTTAGCHISILGALMAGKVPAMINYSTGAIDNCNYAQSLCGVEHVLTSKGLLKKLNLPGQPNFIYIEDILKQITKIDKLKAALLSKLPAGLLGNYIHQGNDDDNCVILFTSGSEKDPKAVQLTHNNIWHNVRIIPDHLGMVDGEVFGGSLPLFHVFGLTATFWLPILKGYSIVAFANPLDYKTIVSSIRKYKISVLVGTPTFFNGYLKKAEKGDFESVHLAITGADKLPEKMRLNYLNNHNVQILEGYGTTETSPVVSVNTYENSRPGSIGKPIPEVQVKVIDRETEQELAAGETGKLLVKGALVMKGYMGDVEDTSLHIRNGWYDTGDMAMIDEDGYIWHKGRLRRFIKVGGEMVSLVRTEDVLSKYLDEDINCCAVGIPDEIKGYQIVAAVDADGINKKDLIHKLKKELPPIAIPKEIYHIPDIPLMGSGKVNFREVERICREMHKKNREK
- the mraY gene encoding phospho-N-acetylmuramoyl-pentapeptide-transferase; the encoded protein is MLIELLKPYYDTEIFGLTLFNVVQYITFRFVIAFITSLVITLVLGPLFIKLSRKINYSEDVSGYLCEVGHDCKIGTPSMGGLIFLSGTLISSLLWSDLKNVYVLILYFAVIWLGTLGFIDDYLKNVKKYKAGLIARYKLIGQLILGLAIALYLYKYHQGSISLTSINIPFFRHLMINLKWVFIPFVVFMIVATSNGTNLTDGLDGLATGSSAIALLGLAVMAYLKGNFRFADYLLLDYIPEAAELTVFISALLGSLMGFLWFNCKPAQIFMGDTGSLTLGGVMAITAVMLREEIFLVIVGGVFVMEALSSLLQIHYYKYTRRRTGTPKRLFLMAPLHHHFQKKGYSEEKIVVRFWIISILLLAVALSTIKLR
- a CDS encoding AMP-binding protein, whose protein sequence is MAKIQGKKTAVIDTATGKTYTYDLMLIASLILKGRFDRIEGKYLGIMLPTSAGCHLGVIATLMSGKIPVMINYSTGAIENSIYAQEKCGFETIITSKKLLEKLRLEPLPEMIYIEDILEKVSKIEKVIAALHSKLPYKILKNYIHKGDPDEPSVILFTSGSEKDPKAVQLTHNNIWHNVRELPDFVGMAKDEIFAGTLPLFHVFGITATFWLPLLMGTTVVTFANPLDYKLIVDKIRELKITVMIGTPTFFAGYLKKCSPGDFDSIHIAVTGADKLNDKLRLTYLEDHGIKVLEGYGATETSPVVSLNTFENYRPGSIGKPIPGVQVKIVDTNTGEEVPRGEEGKILVKGEMVMMGYLGDLEQTTLHIRNGWYDTGDMGVHDEEGFMWHKGRLKRFVKVGGEMVSLVRTEEILTKLLPDDVYCCVVDVPNPTKGADVVAAIANGNFDQKEVLHQLKKLLPAIAVPKEFYVVDDLPLMGSGKVNFREVEQICRKLRKQKKK